A window from Kribbella jejuensis encodes these proteins:
- a CDS encoding DUF6412 domain-containing protein, translated as MTHWIAGVFALAIPAFETASLAAAVLTAAALLLALAVVARSAARVSGHAAAPLLARASSVRRRAEHTVFLRLRDPDAAGRPRPRAPGQ; from the coding sequence ATGACGCACTGGATCGCCGGCGTGTTCGCGCTGGCGATCCCTGCGTTCGAGACGGCTTCACTGGCCGCCGCCGTGCTCACGGCGGCGGCTTTGCTGTTGGCGCTGGCTGTGGTGGCACGGTCGGCCGCGCGCGTGTCCGGCCACGCGGCCGCACCATTGCTCGCGCGGGCCTCGTCGGTCCGGCGCCGTGCCGAGCACACCGTCTTCCTCCGGCTGCGTGATCCGGACGCCGCCGGACGTCCCCGTCCACGAGCACCAGGGCAGTAG
- a CDS encoding universal stress protein, whose product MTTIVVGYVPKAEGRAALRRAAEEATLRDAKLVVVNSHRGGRSFDTDEAAASDAALTEVREQLDSTGVPYEVRQLVRGLDPAEDLVAVAEQVHAEFIVIGLRRRSPVGKLILGSNAQRVLLDAPCPVLAVKAEEGED is encoded by the coding sequence ATGACGACCATCGTCGTGGGTTATGTGCCGAAGGCGGAAGGCCGTGCGGCCCTTCGGCGAGCAGCGGAGGAAGCGACGCTGCGGGACGCCAAGCTGGTGGTGGTGAACTCGCATCGGGGCGGGCGCAGCTTCGACACCGACGAGGCCGCGGCCAGCGACGCGGCACTGACGGAGGTTCGGGAGCAACTCGACTCGACCGGTGTGCCGTACGAGGTGCGGCAGCTGGTGCGGGGCCTGGACCCGGCGGAGGACCTGGTGGCCGTCGCCGAGCAGGTGCACGCGGAGTTCATCGTGATCGGGCTGCGGCGCCGGTCGCCGGTCGGCAAGCTGATCCTCGGCAGCAACGCGCAGCGGGTGCTGCTGGATGCGCCGTGTCCGGTGCTGGCCGTGAAGGCCGAGGAAGGGGAGGACTGA
- a CDS encoding MBL fold metallo-hydrolase: MTFPAHWDDGTDPSTPDHQVHWYDDRTAIIRQALHTNFEGPFLYLLLGESRALLLDTGTGHADLPALVDELVDEQELVVAHTHGHSDHVGGDGGFERVVGRSAEEVAEYFGLENWPHTTGTIDLGKRIVDIIPIPGHQGADIALYDRSTRLLFTGDSLYPGRLYVKDWPAFRASMARLGEFVAAGNPVEWVLGAHIELTDVPGKDYEMGAAKHPGEHVLQLRPAVLTELVEVVAAAGEQPVRIERDDFIVYPV, translated from the coding sequence ATGACCTTCCCGGCCCACTGGGACGACGGCACCGACCCGTCCACGCCCGACCATCAGGTGCACTGGTACGACGACCGTACGGCGATCATCCGCCAGGCCCTGCACACGAACTTCGAAGGCCCGTTCCTCTACCTCCTCCTCGGCGAGTCCCGAGCCCTCCTCCTCGACACCGGCACCGGCCACGCCGACCTCCCCGCCCTCGTCGACGAGCTCGTGGACGAGCAGGAGTTGGTTGTCGCCCACACCCATGGGCACAGCGATCACGTCGGCGGCGACGGAGGATTCGAACGTGTCGTAGGCCGATCCGCCGAGGAAGTCGCGGAGTACTTCGGCCTGGAGAACTGGCCGCACACCACCGGCACGATCGATCTCGGGAAGCGCATCGTCGACATCATCCCGATCCCGGGCCACCAAGGCGCGGACATCGCTCTGTACGACCGGAGCACCCGCCTGCTGTTCACCGGCGACTCGTTGTACCCGGGCCGGCTGTACGTGAAGGACTGGCCGGCGTTCCGCGCGAGCATGGCGCGACTGGGCGAGTTCGTTGCCGCGGGCAATCCGGTCGAGTGGGTGCTGGGCGCACACATCGAGCTCACCGACGTACCGGGCAAGGACTACGAGATGGGCGCCGCCAAGCACCCCGGCGAGCACGTCCTGCAGCTGCGTCCCGCCGTACTGACGGAGCTCGTCGAGGTGGTTGCCGCGGCCGGGGAGCAGCCCGTACGGATCGAGCGGGACGACTTCATCGTGTACCCGGTCTGA
- a CDS encoding tetratricopeptide repeat protein — translation MDEVGRGVYPFCGPCTATSEAWRAAEVRGPMGGRFYGHRDVCENCGSSVRTLYKTVLWVPVSKVGRYRIVPTGGRSYVGRKVIEQPLRTVVRREPVSAIAQYPELDGTPDYKQAEAYWLDREPGQALPHYQAALAEREQLLGADDPATLRVRLRVAQGLLATANYGRAIAWFELLTPQLVEVFGSHHELTRTAAEAVTGARLMVGGPRSEAQLLADIVAADVSSGADAQLLRDQAALGKAQLACGDISDAVETLIEVVRHAVPGHPDTAVYRSALAEACEVAEARGKKRDVQLAGAARQLLNRADAPTST, via the coding sequence ATGGATGAGGTTGGGCGGGGTGTGTACCCGTTCTGTGGGCCGTGCACGGCGACGTCGGAGGCTTGGCGGGCCGCTGAGGTGCGCGGGCCGATGGGTGGGCGGTTCTACGGGCATCGCGACGTCTGCGAGAACTGCGGGTCCTCGGTGCGGACGCTGTACAAGACCGTGTTGTGGGTGCCGGTCTCCAAGGTCGGGCGGTACCGGATCGTCCCCACCGGAGGTCGCTCGTACGTCGGCCGCAAGGTGATCGAGCAGCCACTGCGGACCGTCGTACGGCGGGAACCGGTGTCGGCGATCGCGCAGTATCCGGAGCTGGACGGTACGCCGGACTACAAGCAGGCCGAGGCGTACTGGCTGGACCGCGAGCCCGGTCAGGCGCTGCCGCACTACCAGGCCGCGCTGGCCGAGCGGGAACAGCTGCTGGGCGCGGACGACCCGGCGACGTTGCGGGTCCGGTTGCGGGTGGCTCAGGGGTTGCTCGCCACCGCCAACTACGGCCGGGCGATCGCTTGGTTCGAGCTGCTGACGCCGCAGCTCGTCGAGGTGTTCGGTTCACATCATGAGCTGACGCGGACGGCGGCGGAGGCGGTGACCGGTGCGCGGCTGATGGTCGGTGGGCCACGGTCCGAGGCTCAGCTGCTCGCGGACATCGTGGCGGCGGACGTGTCGAGTGGAGCGGATGCGCAGTTGCTGCGCGATCAGGCGGCGCTGGGGAAGGCGCAGCTCGCGTGCGGCGACATCTCGGACGCGGTCGAGACGCTGATCGAGGTCGTGCGACACGCCGTGCCAGGGCATCCGGACACTGCTGTTTATCGCAGTGCGCTGGCTGAGGCGTGCGAGGTCGCGGAGGCCCGGGGGAAGAAGCGTGACGTCCAGTTGGCGGGCGCCGCGCGTCAGCTGCTCAACCGCGCAGACGCACCGACAAGCACGTAG
- a CDS encoding YccF domain-containing protein, with protein sequence MKTLLNLIWLVLAGFWLAVGYALAGIICCLLIVTIPFGVAAFRIAGYTLWPFGRTVVDKPTAGAGALIGNLIWIVFAGWWLALGHLTTGIALCLTVIGIPLGVANFKLIPVSLLPLGKEIVPSNQPFA encoded by the coding sequence ATGAAGACGCTTCTCAACCTGATCTGGCTGGTGCTGGCCGGGTTCTGGCTGGCGGTCGGATACGCGCTCGCCGGGATCATCTGCTGCCTGCTGATCGTCACGATCCCGTTCGGGGTCGCGGCGTTCCGGATCGCCGGGTACACGCTGTGGCCGTTCGGCCGGACCGTGGTCGACAAGCCGACGGCCGGCGCGGGCGCGCTGATCGGCAACCTGATCTGGATCGTCTTCGCCGGCTGGTGGCTGGCGCTCGGCCACCTGACCACCGGGATCGCGCTCTGCCTGACCGTCATCGGCATCCCGCTCGGCGTCGCGAACTTCAAACTGATCCCGGTCTCGCTGCTGCCACTCGGCAAAGAGATCGTGCCGTCCAACCAGCCGTTCGCGTGA
- a CDS encoding alpha/beta fold hydrolase codes for MPPSRSTTTSRDGTRLAVYTYPNPGAPVLICLHGYPDNASLWSSVAEELASDFHVVTYDVRGAGESDNPTNTSAYSLDRLQEDFQAVLQEVSPDGPVHVLAHDWGSIQSWHPVTAPELQDRIASFTSISGPSLDHAGYFLRRWDRAALKQLLHSWYIFYFHLPWLPELAWRKGWAQRAFNRLEPQDETHNRSIGDYVNGMKLYRANVLRRLINPEERRTDIPVLAVSPEDDPFVTTALQTGIARWAPNLTVKVVRGGHWIPRKDPGLVAELVREHTRQVAGWEA; via the coding sequence TTGCCACCCTCTCGGTCGACCACTACTAGCCGCGACGGCACCCGCCTGGCCGTCTACACCTACCCCAACCCCGGCGCCCCCGTCCTCATCTGCCTGCACGGCTACCCGGACAACGCGTCGCTGTGGTCGTCGGTCGCCGAAGAACTAGCCTCGGATTTCCACGTCGTCACGTACGACGTACGCGGCGCTGGCGAATCGGACAACCCGACCAACACCTCCGCGTATTCCCTGGACCGCTTACAGGAGGATTTCCAGGCGGTCCTCCAGGAGGTGTCACCCGACGGCCCGGTGCATGTGCTGGCGCACGACTGGGGTTCGATCCAATCCTGGCACCCAGTGACTGCCCCAGAACTACAGGACCGAATCGCTTCGTTCACAAGCATTTCCGGGCCTTCGCTGGATCACGCCGGGTATTTTCTTCGCCGGTGGGACCGCGCGGCGCTCAAACAATTGCTGCACTCCTGGTACATCTTCTACTTCCACCTCCCATGGTTGCCCGAGCTCGCCTGGCGGAAGGGCTGGGCGCAGCGCGCGTTCAACCGCCTCGAACCGCAGGACGAGACCCACAACCGCAGCATCGGCGACTACGTCAACGGCATGAAGCTGTACCGCGCCAACGTCCTCCGCCGGCTCATCAACCCGGAGGAACGCCGTACCGACATCCCCGTACTGGCGGTCTCACCGGAGGACGACCCGTTCGTCACCACCGCCCTCCAGACCGGCATCGCACGCTGGGCCCCGAACCTGACGGTAAAGGTGGTCAGGGGCGGCCACTGGATACCCCGGAAGGATCCCGGACTTGTCGCCGAGCTGGTCCGGGAACACACCCGCCAGGTGGCAGGCTGGGAGGCATGA
- a CDS encoding HhH-GPD-type base excision DNA repair protein codes for MTTTRSRKLCLAQQPDADEMLSRDPFALLVGMLLDQQIPMERAFAGPVAIAKRMIGPFDPVTVAHYDPDAFVEVVAGPPAVHRFPTAMAARIQTLAKHLDEHYGGNASGLWCDVKSGDDLLARLSALPGFGAQKAKIFVALLGKQLKVRPRGWREASEPYGEDGAYKSVADVIDVASLVKVRQFKQEQQLVRRPVVARPLRQTRNG; via the coding sequence GTGACTACGACACGCAGCCGGAAGCTGTGCCTGGCGCAACAGCCCGACGCCGACGAGATGCTGAGCAGAGATCCGTTCGCCTTGCTGGTCGGGATGTTGCTCGACCAGCAGATCCCGATGGAGCGGGCGTTCGCCGGCCCGGTCGCGATCGCGAAACGGATGATCGGCCCCTTCGACCCGGTCACGGTCGCGCACTACGACCCGGATGCCTTCGTCGAGGTGGTGGCCGGCCCGCCCGCGGTGCACCGGTTCCCGACCGCGATGGCGGCCCGGATCCAGACCCTGGCCAAACACCTCGACGAGCACTACGGCGGTAACGCATCGGGGCTCTGGTGCGATGTGAAGTCCGGGGACGATCTGCTGGCCAGGCTGTCCGCCTTGCCGGGGTTCGGCGCGCAGAAGGCGAAGATCTTCGTCGCGCTGCTCGGCAAGCAGCTGAAGGTGCGCCCGCGGGGCTGGCGTGAAGCGTCCGAGCCGTACGGCGAGGACGGCGCGTACAAGTCCGTCGCGGACGTGATCGACGTGGCGTCGCTGGTGAAGGTACGGCAGTTCAAACAGGAGCAGCAGTTGGTCCGGCGTCCGGTGGTGGCCCGGCCGCTGCGGCAGACACGTAACGGGTGA
- a CDS encoding YidC/Oxa1 family membrane protein insertase encodes MPSFLEAPVACAYHLLTSLIATLQPLTGTYAAVIAIVLCTVVVRLGLVPLSVRAHRGSKARAELMPQLKQLTDKHKNNPERLQREIAKLQAESGTSMFAGFLPALAQLPFFWLMYTLFSRAVVAGESNQLISGSVLGAPLGTHWPLFTATPAYLVIAVLLAVVAFFSTRLQLRQLDPSATILSRRIAQLLPFGTLLSAAFLPLAAGLYLLTTTAWTIAERTLLTR; translated from the coding sequence GTGCCCTCTTTCCTGGAGGCACCGGTCGCCTGTGCCTATCACTTGCTCACGTCCCTCATTGCCACCCTCCAGCCGCTCACCGGCACGTACGCCGCGGTGATTGCGATCGTGCTGTGCACCGTCGTCGTCCGCCTGGGTCTCGTGCCGCTGAGCGTGCGGGCTCATCGCGGCTCGAAGGCCCGCGCCGAGCTGATGCCGCAGTTGAAGCAGCTCACCGACAAGCACAAGAACAACCCGGAACGCCTGCAGCGTGAGATCGCGAAGCTGCAGGCCGAGTCCGGTACGTCGATGTTCGCCGGGTTCCTGCCGGCGCTCGCGCAGCTGCCGTTCTTCTGGTTGATGTACACGCTGTTCTCCCGGGCCGTCGTGGCGGGGGAGTCCAACCAGCTGATCAGCGGCAGCGTGCTAGGTGCGCCCCTCGGCACGCACTGGCCGCTCTTCACCGCCACTCCGGCGTACCTCGTAATCGCAGTGTTGCTCGCTGTAGTCGCGTTCTTCTCGACCCGCCTGCAGCTACGCCAACTCGACCCGTCGGCGACGATCCTGTCACGGCGAATCGCCCAACTGCTCCCCTTCGGCACGCTGCTGAGCGCCGCCTTCCTCCCGTTGGCGGCAGGCCTCTACCTCCTGACAACGACGGCCTGGACCATAGCCGAACGCACCCTCCTCACCCGCTAA
- a CDS encoding glutamate--cysteine ligase yields the protein MGEEVDRVEFTRADRTAFREQVHRNLDAFARMLRENRFAPDRPMTGIEIELNLVDEKCDPAMKNSEVLSAIEDDAFQTELGQFNIEINVPPGQIDGLGLDTMESNIRDSLNAADEKAARTGSSMVTVGILPTLLTEHIHREALSTNPRYALLNDQIFAARGEDVQISIDGVERLQVTADSIVPEAACTSTQFHLQVTPEAFPRYWNAAQAISGVQLAVGANSPFLFGKELLRETRIALFEQAADTRTHELKTQGVRPRVWFGERWITSIFDLFEENSRYYPALLPVTSDEDPIAVLERGDTPALSELRLHNGTIYRWNRPVYDVVRDKPHLRVENRVLPAGPTVVDTIANGAFYFGLVRALADDERPIWSQMSFSAAEENFHNAARNGIDAEVFWPGVGTARATELVLRRLLPLAVRGLDAWGVDVAVRDRLLGIIEQRCLTNRNGASWQADEFHRLYTKGSHSRRDALRGMLRRYRDHMHDNTPVHLWPVD from the coding sequence ATGGGTGAGGAAGTCGACCGGGTCGAGTTCACCCGGGCGGACCGGACCGCGTTCCGCGAACAGGTCCATCGCAATCTGGACGCGTTCGCGCGGATGCTGCGCGAGAACCGGTTCGCCCCGGACCGGCCGATGACCGGGATCGAGATCGAGCTGAACCTGGTCGACGAGAAGTGCGACCCGGCGATGAAGAACAGCGAGGTGCTGAGCGCGATCGAGGACGACGCGTTCCAGACCGAGCTCGGCCAGTTCAACATCGAGATCAACGTCCCGCCCGGGCAGATCGACGGCCTCGGGCTGGACACGATGGAGTCGAACATCCGCGACAGCCTGAACGCCGCCGACGAGAAGGCCGCCCGGACCGGGTCCTCGATGGTGACCGTCGGGATCCTGCCGACGCTGCTGACCGAGCACATCCACCGCGAGGCGCTCAGCACCAACCCGCGGTACGCGCTGCTGAACGACCAGATCTTCGCGGCCCGCGGCGAGGACGTGCAGATCTCCATCGACGGCGTGGAGCGGCTGCAGGTGACCGCGGACAGCATCGTCCCGGAGGCCGCCTGTACGTCGACCCAGTTCCACCTGCAGGTCACGCCCGAGGCGTTCCCGCGGTACTGGAACGCGGCCCAGGCGATCTCCGGCGTACAGCTCGCGGTCGGGGCGAACTCCCCGTTCCTGTTCGGCAAGGAGTTGCTCCGCGAGACCCGGATCGCGTTGTTCGAGCAGGCGGCCGACACCCGCACGCACGAACTCAAGACGCAGGGCGTGCGGCCCCGGGTGTGGTTCGGCGAGCGATGGATCACCTCGATCTTCGACCTGTTCGAGGAGAACTCCCGCTACTACCCGGCGCTGCTGCCGGTCACCTCCGACGAGGACCCGATCGCCGTGCTGGAACGCGGTGATACACCAGCCCTTTCGGAATTACGCCTGCACAACGGGACGATCTACCGCTGGAACCGCCCTGTGTACGACGTTGTCCGGGACAAGCCGCATCTGCGGGTGGAGAACCGGGTGCTGCCGGCCGGCCCGACAGTCGTCGACACGATCGCGAACGGCGCCTTCTACTTCGGCCTGGTCCGCGCACTGGCCGACGACGAACGGCCGATCTGGTCGCAGATGTCGTTCAGCGCCGCCGAGGAGAACTTCCACAACGCGGCCCGCAACGGCATCGACGCCGAGGTGTTCTGGCCGGGCGTCGGCACCGCGCGCGCGACCGAGCTGGTGCTCAGACGCCTGCTGCCGTTGGCGGTTCGCGGTCTCGATGCGTGGGGCGTGGACGTCGCTGTCCGCGACCGCTTGCTGGGCATCATCGAGCAGCGGTGCCTCACCAACCGCAACGGTGCGTCCTGGCAGGCCGACGAGTTCCATCGCCTGTATACAAAGGGCTCGCACAGCCGACGGGACGCGTTGCGCGGGATGCTACGTCGTTATCGCGACCACATGCACGACAACACGCCCGTACATCTCTGGCCGGTCGACTGA
- a CDS encoding DNA polymerase IV, translated as MRDDPSVLHVDLDAFFAAVEQRDKPSLRGKPVVVGGIGLRGVVSTASYEARRYGVRSAMSTAEARSRCPHAAYLSPRFEVYRRTSRAVMAEMRALSPLVEPLSVDEAFIDLTASGLTGLTVDEVEAIANDLKDAIRKVSGGLTASVGAGTSKLIAKIASDLDKPDGVVVVPAGTEAEFLAPMEVTVIPGVGPATAQRLSMSGVRTVADLQQLDEDELIRQVGSAHGTSLHRLAIAADDRPVVSDRETKSVSVEDTFETDIIDRTLLTAISDRMAHRVAERLQRAQLSGRTVTVKTRMHDFTTHTRSSTLAGPTDDPRVVARVARRLLEESDIGGGIRLLGVGVSSLADWIQDDLFTEDEHADNPIELVELPARPRDLVGFHPGQDVVHPDYGPGWVWGSGRGRVTVRFETADTPPGPVRTFSIDDPALTKVQHVGADADDEPETGQNVENG; from the coding sequence GTGCGTGATGATCCGTCGGTGCTGCACGTCGACCTGGACGCGTTCTTCGCGGCCGTCGAGCAGCGGGACAAGCCGTCACTGCGGGGCAAGCCCGTGGTCGTCGGCGGGATCGGCCTGCGCGGCGTCGTGTCGACCGCGTCGTACGAGGCTCGCCGGTACGGCGTTCGTTCCGCGATGTCCACCGCGGAAGCCCGGTCGCGCTGCCCGCACGCGGCGTACCTGAGTCCCCGCTTCGAGGTGTACCGCCGGACCAGCCGGGCGGTGATGGCCGAGATGCGGGCGCTGTCGCCGCTGGTCGAGCCGCTGTCGGTGGACGAGGCCTTCATCGACCTGACCGCGAGCGGGCTGACCGGCCTGACCGTCGACGAGGTCGAGGCGATCGCGAACGATCTGAAGGACGCGATCCGGAAGGTGAGCGGCGGGCTGACCGCCTCGGTCGGCGCCGGTACGTCGAAGCTGATCGCGAAGATCGCCAGCGATCTCGACAAACCCGACGGCGTGGTCGTCGTGCCGGCCGGGACCGAAGCCGAGTTCCTCGCGCCGATGGAGGTGACCGTGATCCCGGGCGTCGGGCCGGCCACCGCACAGCGGCTCAGCATGTCCGGCGTCCGGACCGTCGCCGACCTGCAGCAACTGGACGAGGACGAGCTGATCCGCCAGGTCGGCTCGGCGCACGGCACCAGCCTGCACCGGCTCGCGATCGCGGCCGACGACCGGCCGGTGGTGAGCGACCGGGAGACGAAGTCGGTCAGCGTCGAGGACACGTTCGAGACCGACATCATCGACCGCACGCTGCTCACCGCGATCAGCGACCGGATGGCGCACCGGGTCGCGGAACGCCTGCAGAGGGCGCAGCTGTCCGGGCGCACCGTCACGGTCAAGACACGGATGCACGACTTCACCACGCACACCCGTTCGTCGACGCTGGCCGGGCCAACCGACGACCCGCGCGTGGTTGCCCGGGTGGCGCGGCGGTTGCTCGAGGAGAGCGACATCGGTGGCGGGATCCGGTTGCTGGGCGTAGGTGTCTCGTCACTGGCCGACTGGATCCAGGACGACCTGTTCACCGAGGACGAGCACGCCGACAATCCGATCGAGCTCGTCGAGTTGCCGGCCCGTCCGCGCGATCTGGTCGGCTTCCACCCGGGTCAGGACGTTGTCCATCCCGACTACGGCCCCGGCTGGGTCTGGGGCTCCGGTCGCGGCCGGGTCACGGTGCGCTTCGAGACTGCCGACACTCCCCCGGGTCCCGTCCGGACCTTCTCCATCGACGATCCCGCGCTGACAAAAGTGCAGCACGTCGGGGCCGATGCTGACGACGAACCCGAAACCGGCCAGAATGTCGAGAATGGATGA
- a CDS encoding MBL fold metallo-hydrolase has product MRSLTVLGSCGAWPEPGRACAGFLLEYDGFRVVLDLGYAALPRLLEHSPHGEVDAVVVTHQHPDHCVDVSALARVRHYEAPDADPVALHCAPGVLDVLRALEPNPDPAEVFDVHDLASTTRIGPFDVLTVELPHYKTNLGVRLSAPGISIAYTGDSGPSPELRKLAADTDLFISDATLQGDASDRYLMTAAEAAHGARGARRLLLTHFWPGSDRAVSVREAEAVFEGEVIAADEGLELLL; this is encoded by the coding sequence GTGAGGTCGCTGACGGTCCTCGGCTCCTGCGGCGCTTGGCCGGAGCCGGGTCGCGCGTGTGCCGGCTTCCTGCTGGAGTACGACGGTTTCCGGGTCGTACTCGATCTCGGGTACGCCGCTCTGCCGCGGCTGCTCGAACACTCTCCGCACGGTGAAGTCGACGCGGTCGTGGTGACGCACCAGCACCCGGACCACTGCGTCGACGTGAGTGCCCTCGCGCGGGTGCGGCACTACGAGGCGCCCGATGCGGACCCGGTCGCGCTGCACTGCGCTCCGGGCGTCCTCGACGTACTCCGTGCGCTCGAGCCGAACCCGGATCCGGCGGAGGTGTTCGACGTACACGACCTGGCGTCGACGACGCGGATCGGGCCGTTCGACGTACTGACGGTGGAACTCCCGCATTACAAGACGAATCTCGGTGTGCGGTTGTCGGCGCCCGGGATCTCGATCGCCTACACAGGAGACAGCGGACCGTCACCCGAACTACGGAAGCTCGCGGCCGATACCGATCTCTTCATCTCCGACGCGACGCTGCAGGGAGACGCTTCCGACCGCTACCTGATGACGGCAGCCGAGGCGGCCCATGGCGCGCGTGGTGCCCGCAGGTTGTTGCTGACGCACTTCTGGCCGGGTTCTGATCGAGCTGTCTCGGTGCGTGAGGCGGAGGCTGTCTTCGAAGGCGAAGTGATCGCGGCCGACGAAGGCCTCGAACTGCTGCTGTAA
- a CDS encoding RNA polymerase sigma factor, protein MSSSSSENLPAEPARAVAATARSTAQRTSARVTDPAAKKKAAVKAASTKEDGIPAKKAAAKKAPAKKAVSEAGLSIDPKTGKPRALDEVDESDFQPDAVKVLEKELTEDEGFVVSEADETDEPEQQVMVAGATADPVKDYLKQIGKVPLLNAEQEVELAKRIEAGLFAEEQIADESNKLKDKVRDEYDWISEDGRRAKNHLLEANLRLVVSLAKRYTGRGMLFLDLIQEGNLGLIRAVEKFDYTKGYKFSTYATWWIRQAITRAMADQARTIRIPVHMVEVINKLARVQRQMLQDLGREPTPEELAKELDMTPEKVIEVQKYGREPISLHTPLGEDGDSEFGDLIEDSEAIVPAEAVSFTLLQEQLHAVLDTLSEREAGVVSMRFGLTDGQPKTLDEIGKVYGVTRERIRQIESKTMSKLRHPSRSQVLRDYLD, encoded by the coding sequence GTGTCGTCCAGCTCGTCCGAGAACCTTCCCGCCGAGCCGGCCCGGGCCGTGGCCGCCACCGCCCGTAGTACGGCTCAGAGGACCAGCGCCCGAGTGACCGACCCGGCCGCCAAGAAGAAGGCGGCGGTGAAGGCCGCAAGCACCAAGGAGGACGGTATCCCCGCGAAGAAGGCCGCTGCCAAGAAGGCTCCGGCGAAGAAGGCAGTGTCCGAAGCGGGTCTGTCCATCGACCCGAAGACCGGGAAGCCGCGCGCGCTCGACGAGGTGGACGAGTCCGACTTCCAGCCGGACGCGGTGAAGGTCCTGGAGAAGGAGCTCACCGAGGACGAGGGCTTCGTGGTCTCCGAGGCCGACGAGACCGACGAGCCCGAGCAGCAGGTGATGGTCGCCGGGGCCACCGCGGACCCGGTCAAGGACTACCTGAAGCAGATCGGCAAGGTCCCGCTGCTGAACGCCGAGCAGGAGGTCGAGCTCGCGAAGCGGATCGAGGCCGGCCTGTTCGCCGAGGAGCAGATCGCCGACGAGTCGAACAAGCTCAAGGACAAGGTCCGCGACGAGTACGACTGGATCTCCGAGGACGGCCGCCGGGCCAAGAACCATCTGCTCGAGGCCAACCTGCGCCTGGTGGTGTCGTTGGCCAAGCGCTACACCGGCCGCGGCATGCTGTTCCTGGACCTGATCCAGGAGGGCAACCTCGGTCTGATCCGCGCGGTGGAGAAGTTCGACTACACCAAGGGCTACAAGTTCTCGACGTACGCGACCTGGTGGATCCGGCAGGCGATCACTCGCGCGATGGCCGACCAGGCCCGGACGATCCGGATCCCGGTGCACATGGTCGAGGTCATCAACAAGCTGGCCCGTGTCCAGCGGCAGATGCTGCAGGACCTCGGCCGGGAGCCGACTCCGGAGGAGCTCGCCAAGGAGCTCGACATGACCCCGGAGAAGGTCATCGAGGTGCAGAAGTACGGCCGCGAGCCGATCTCGCTGCACACCCCGCTCGGTGAGGACGGCGACTCCGAGTTCGGCGACCTGATCGAGGACTCCGAGGCGATCGTGCCGGCCGAGGCGGTCTCGTTCACGCTGCTCCAGGAGCAGTTGCACGCGGTGCTCGACACGCTGTCCGAGCGCGAGGCGGGTGTGGTCTCGATGCGCTTCGGTCTCACCGACGGTCAGCCGAAGACGCTCGACGAGATCGGCAAGGTGTACGGCGTGACCCGCGAGCGGATCCGTCAGATCGAGTCCAAGACGATGTCGAAGCTGCGGCACCCGTCGCGCTCGCAGGTCCTCCGCGACTACCTGGACTGA